In Hevea brasiliensis isolate MT/VB/25A 57/8 unplaced genomic scaffold, ASM3005281v1 Scaf236, whole genome shotgun sequence, the genomic stretch taaaataattttttagggtttttgaaaaataaaaataaaaattttcactcatttttaatttatcaattttaatattCCTTTAATTTTAGCAATCAagttaattgattaattgattgCTAAGGTTAATCTTTTGATAAttagaaatttataaatttagacAACAAATTTAAACTTcgttaatttatttcataaaaataatttatatatgaaaatattttatgtaaaaatatttttaaaataatatttttatgaaaatatttcaaTGTTGATCGTTGAACTaatggtatatatatataaaagtgttattatttatttttttttacttatatttttagtatatttttagtaaatgcaaaaatatttttaaataaaaaatattttttgtgaaaCATCGCAGCCTTAAGAACAATAATAGGAATGGTGATTAATTATTACGtttaatgaaaaatatatatttttcaaagAAATATGAATCCCACAAATTTAGAAAatgtattttttaatataatcagCGTTTTAAGTGAGCTAATTGGGATACCTGTGCTAATTGAAAGTAATGTGAAAGtttataattaaattgataaaattgaaagattaaatcattaaaattgaaaattcatAAAAGGGtttatatttttttgaaaaaaaattaaaggttcagattttatttatgataaatatattttttatttaattaaataaatcataaataaattaatatttacatcgcCCTTtcttctctaaatttttattaataaaaatcaatatatatataatgggATATATGTAATAACGTTACAAATGTTGTACATACATTACTTTCATTTACCTTCTATTGcccacttctatatatatattcacaACTCAGTAAGTTCATTCACAACTCAGTAACTTTTATAACTAGGAACTTGACGCGCCAAAGCACAGGTACATTCATCTCCTTCTGCCTTTTATGGTCAAATATATGTCTCTCCTCTCGATAATTAAATTATTCTCTTTCttggaagaaaaaataattagattaaCTATATGTGTCTGTAAATGCAGATATCGTGCTATATATCAATTAAGAATGGCTGCCGAGAACAAAGTAAGCTTGAAGCTATTGATTGACAAGAAAGCGAATAAACTCCTTAAATTGGCAAGGAAATGGCAAAAGCTGGCTGCAATCAAGCGAAAGAGAATTACATTGCCACATGCCATTGGAATTACTAATACTAGCAACTGCACATCACCAGTGTCTGAAAAGGGCCATTTTGCTGTGTATTCAGCAGATAAAAAAGGTTTCCTTCTTCCATTAGAATATCTTAGAAATGAAATCATCAAACAGCTGTTCAACATGGCCGAAGAAGAATTTGGATTGCAAAACAAGGGGCCTCTCACACTGCCATGTGACACAGAGCATATGGGATATGCATTTGGTTTGATCAAACAGCAGGCTACTAGAGATGTTGAGAATGCTTTCTTGACATCCATAACTAGCCATTGTTTTCAGTCTTTCTGTCTGCAAGATCAAGTAACTAGCAACCAGCTGCCAATTTGCAGTTTTGAAGAGTTATAATTAGATTTGTAAATAAGGCACACAATAGCTTATTTTCATACAATTTATCAAAAGTCTCAAAATGTTTTTCATGCTTATTTTTGTCCAATATGCATTAGCCAATCAGTTGAAAATGCAAAATAACATGCTCATGCTCTACACTGACATTACTAACAGTAATCCAAATTCTTAAAACCTCAAAAAAAATCTcccattaatttataaaattttctcctAAAGCTTGGAGACCTTGTGATTTGTGACCTTGTAGTGTCCTTGAACCAAAAGACAAAATGAGAATGCAAACaatatttgtcacgacccaacctatgggccggactgcactaggacacaggcgacaaGCCGAGgccgcccgtagtaagcctaactattacttaacccaactctaaggccgatttgggcccaatttcaagaaatcaaccggacagagtccggccataaaatggacctttcagcgGGAGTTTTGGCTCACCCGaccataaacacaatatatatcaattgggagctcggctcaccctccacatacacaaatcatcataaaataaatgggagtccATCAATCATGCATACCATAATAAGTTCTGAGTCCAAagtaaaaatttatattacaaacccaattcaataaatacttctaacacatgcggaaattctagagttAACGTGTTTATCTGAGACATTAATAAAtgactgcgagggagaaaagcgagttaacctcaaaaatatcctctgtggcactgaaaaatattgagcagtgagcgttcgactcagagtaaaatatcaattttaaccataatctctataactatctaaaactaatgcaccctatatAGAGTaaaatgcaacaccagcaataatttcacatcataacatcaaaaatgtAATTtgtagcactcacacaccctgtaacatcattaATAATATATGGGAGCGATCCTATACGatcctcttaaatccaaccttggTGCGTCAAGAACTCAAGTGGACTTTAaactaataaaccaaatcgaggtcctagcgaagaactcaagccgtgactacctgaAGGATCgggaagaactcaagcgtgactaccgtcctatccatagtccacaccacatcacacacacgccaacgcacgcctttgctccaaattaccacaacaacatccatggcactttaagcccattatgaatgcaacataaatcgtgcctagagtttaactacataaatatatgcatataagtaatgcatgggcatgcttgaacatataataatatcgaaattacaattaaaattaatattttactcacagacttgacaatgaTCATGTACTGAGGCGGAGGAAGAaaggtcatcggctcacctgacaattttattacaataatttaataaatttgactcaatacaaacaaagaaaaagaccaaatacgtcataagttgtgtcgaaaatccggtagagtctcccctatacctaggacctacccatcctgcaaaagggctcaaaacacacttctatactcagaatccatatatccacaactcaatcacatcacaccacacagtccctcctgggcccattaaatcagtcatccatcacaatatgtaaaattttaatttagtccttataattgattatttttgcaaaaactgcccaaacaagctctaaaaattctaaaactttgccccgcggtccttagcaatattgctaggctattgcaaaaagaatcataattttctaagctaccacgaatattttataaatttttaatcctatttaagcactagaaaattacaaaaaagcaaggttcgggtttacctttgccaatttcgacttcggggacgcgcttgggacatctgacaatggtggggtagccaaaacctcgatccaattcggagacttttccggtaatgggtctgtctggccggaaattcacagacccggacaactgttgaatttccgcgaattgaggatacctacacgaagcccacaacacaggggttagcacataaatttttcagaattttctaagctcatttaatgctcggaaaaacactgcgaagttccatgggacccaccgaaaaacggtgtcagaaaaattcgaaatttatgttgccgcgaagctctcgacgagtgaagcgctctggtactctcggttttctcgtggggttcacggtttacgagaaatctagctcaaaagtcgaaatgggctaaaaacttcccggggcaaaaatcggacaaaccgcactacggatttcggtgttcttggtgtctatggaaagctctcgacgagtagatgagtttagacataagacccggtccgattggtggcgaTTTACCGGCCCATTTCGCCAGAAGACGACCGGCCGCGCGTTGCGCGTCCGCAGAGACGTTTTCCGCTCCAGCGGCCGCCATGGGGAGGCAGGTGGCGCGCCGGGGAGGTGgagaggcaggggaggtggcggcgcggcaaggggaggagggaggagagagaaaagagagagagaaggggaggaggtcggacgcgcgggaggaagagaaagaagaaaaagaaaaggccggtccgattcgatcggtccgatccggtccgttcgattcggccggttcgattcaggatacaaaattttgaatttttactctgcctcgggaccgaaaacgaggtccaaaattttcgaaaaaatttcagaaaatttagaaaaattcataaactccaaatatatttttagttttgccacgtggtctttaaattaatttttaaaaatcatcaaagtttatatttttggaaaatcggaCCCGATTttgaaaatccgaaaaatctcaaataatttcttaacatttaaataaaattaaaatatccataacactcataaaataataaaatttaaaattttgagggtgttacaatattcaTCTTCACTGTAGGAAACAAGTTGTTAAACATAAATAACTATGCTAACAACCCAAGGTATCTCCTCTAAATTAACTAACCACCTATTTCTACATTGAAAATAACAACAGCACAAGGAAAGCTACACGATATGGAATGTCCCAACTCCCAAACCTTTTCACTATATTTACTACCCACTGCTTTTCCATTTACTGATCAACTCAATATTGTCTTAAGATCTAAATCTCTTCTTCCAACATAGAACAAGAAGCATGATTAGCCCAAAGAAGCTCATCAAAATTGCAAGAAAGTGGCAAAGGAGAAGTGCCATGAGGAGGAATAGAATTTCTTTTCCTAAGATCAGCACCAACAGAGACGCTAAATCTTCTAATACATCAACATCAACTACTACAGGAAATTTTGTTATCTACACCAGAGATCAAAAGCGATTTACTGTTCCTCTAGCATATCTCAACAATAACATCATGAAAGAGCTATTGAAGATGTCTGAAGAAGTGTATGGGCTATCAAGTGAAGGTCCTATCAAATTGCCATTTGATGCTGTGTTCATGGAGTATGTGGTTTCAATCATCAAAAAGGGTTTAGTTAAAGATATAGAGAAAGCTTTGCTTATGTCTATGGAAACCAGTTGCTGCTCAACATCTGTTGGTTTACATCAAGGACATACGAGTCAACAACTGCTCATTTTGCTTATTGAAGTAGTTCAATTTTGTAACTAATCCTTATTACAGTGTAATATATGTGCTAAATCATTCAGCAATTCATAATGGAAAATAGATTATGTCGAATGAAAAACATCAGTGGCTAAAATGATTATATGGGACTTCATGCAATGCAGCAACGTTGATGTAAAGACACTAGTGTCTgcttggagaaaactgtcaaaGTATGATAGGAAACTCATTCAACATATTGAAGTATTGTTGGAGCTGATGAGATTTAGTAGGTAAAATATACGTGTACAAGTAAAGAAACAGCCATACCCAAGCATGGTGCAAGTATGGGCTATGTTAACTAAAGAAAGCATTCTTTCCATATTAAAGGAAGAGAGCGCTGCTGCTGGAAATAGTGAGTGTTGCTGCTGGAAATAGAGAGAGCATAGAGACTTTGAGAGAGCTGGAAAGAGAGTTTTAGAGAGTTAAGAAAATGAggaagaaatgaagaaaaaatCTTTAAATTTGTATATGTAAATCCCTGTTTTACTAATGAATTTATGTTTTTTCTCTCCTATTGTTCTAGCATAAATCTGTTCTTTGTTTTCTTCCATCAAATCCAACTAGTATGCTATGCCTCTTCATAAACCTAGTTGAATTCCAGAAACTGATTCATCTCAATATGCCTTCAGTGTCTATATATTACTTCTATGTGTTTCATTTTAATGCGTCTACTTGTTCATTTACAAATTTACAAACCATTATTTTAGACATATCAATAGCAGACAAATGGCAGTGAGAAAAACAAATAAGAACCTAACAGAACAGCATTGAAAAGCTGATCAACAAAAATGCTGGTTTGAGTTAGTAAGGAATACAGCAACCAATGGTAGTGAGGGAGGTTTCGTGAAGGGCTTGGTTACATACATGGTGACTGATGATTTGTCAAATAAAATAATTTGTTCTTGCCGGTCTTTGAAGCATAAAGTTCCTCAAGTTTGTTCCACAATGTCCGGGCATGAGTCTTACTACAAATATGATTGAACACATTATCTTTGACAAACTGTCGGATGAAGCTACATGCCTACTCATGCTCAAATACCCAATCCTCATCTGTTTTGTCTTTGGATTTATTTGTAACAAACACTGGTAaatgcaatttcatcacaaatAAGAGATCATTCGTCTTATTTCTCCATATGTAGTAATTCACACCATTTATATTGACCATTTTACTTGTCTTTGCCTCCATTTCTGTAGCACTTGAGGTAGTAATCAATAGCACTTATTGGGGAAAATAActcaaattaaataataaaaaataaatactatagtaataataaataaaatcgcACACAAAAATTTAATGTGGTTCACTCTTAATTTTGGGTTACGTCCATGAGTCAAACTCCAaataaaacctgtaaaaagagtACAAATGTGATCTACAAAAAATAATGATACTCAAAAGTGTTTTCCAAAAAAACTCACAAAATTTTCTTCACCATTTTCGTCACTCCTCCTTTagaaaataatttctaaatttacAATACTGGCTCTCAATTTTTCACCATCTTGTAACACTCACTTTAGTTTTAGAACAACTCTCCCACACATTTTTAAAATAGTTGCACTGTGCCTAGCGGTGATTAAATTATCTCCTCATTGGATAACTGGACATGAATCAATATTCTTAAGACTTAAGAATTGGTTCCTTTGGTACTAAGCATTTACAGCTTGGTACCAGCACacatattttttgaattttaaaccttttttttttaatagtccATGTTGGAGGGAGCCACATGCAACATATATCACCTCTGGCTTCTTTCATGAGCTTTTAACCGGAACTTGACAAGCCTAAGCACCAGGTACATTCATCGCGTTCTGCGTTTTATATTCGgaaaaaataattagattaattaattatgtgTTTAAATGCAGATATCAGCTTCATATCAAGAATGGCTACCAAAAACAAAGTAAGGTTGAAGCTATTGATCGACAAGAAGGCGAACAAAGTCCTTTTCGCAGAAGCTGGAAAAGATTTTGTAGATTTCCTCTTCACCCTTCTCTCTTTGCCTGTAGGTACTGTGATTAGGCTGCTTAAAAAACCAGCAATGGTTGGCTGTATAGGAAATCTTTACGAGAGCCTTGAAAACCTTAACGAAGCTTATATACAGCCAAATCAAAGCAAGGACTCTC encodes the following:
- the LOC110660215 gene encoding auxin-responsive protein SAUR68-like — translated: MAAENKVSLKLLIDKKANKLLKLARKWQKLAAIKRKRITLPHAIGITNTSNCTSPVSEKGHFAVYSADKKGFLLPLEYLRNEIIKQLFNMAEEEFGLQNKGPLTLPCDTEHMGYAFGLIKQQATRDVENAFLTSITSHCFQSFCLQDQVTSNQLPICSFEEL